The DNA region TTGCTGGCGCGAGTGAGTTCGATCGCGGGGGCCTGCCGCCCGAGTTGGCGGTCCTGGGTGATCATGGGTCCTCTTCGGTGGTGTCGTTGTTGGCTTCGACGCTACGAAGAACAGGCCGTGCGGACGATCCTGTGAGCGACCCGAAGGGCGGTATAGCCAGCACCACCACAGGTGGCCCGGCAGCGGGATGGGGCGCGACGCGGTCTCCGGACAGGCTGAGGTGGTCCGCGAATCCGCTTCACCGAGGAGGCACCGCATGACCGACTCACGACCGCTCCCGACCACGTCCCCCAACCGCGCTCAGCGGCGCCGATGGCCGTGGGTCGCCGCCACCGCGGTCGTGCTCGCGGGCGCGGCAACGGGTCTGGTCGTGCAGCCCGCACTGGGCGGCGAGGCGGCTGCCACGATGAGCGGTTCGGCGGGCGGGCGTCCCATGCAGGTCCGGCTCAACGCCCTGGTGCGCGACGAGGGTTTCCCGGCGAGCCTTGCGGCGGTGCGTTCCGCGGATGGCCGGATTCGCAACTTCACCGCGGGGGTCGCGAGCCTGACCGAAGGCGGCAAGGTTCCGACCGACGGTCACGTCCGGATCGGCAGCAACACCAAGACCTTCGTCGCGACCGTCGTTCTGCAGCTCGTGGGGGAGGGCAAGGTCGGCCTTGACGACCCGATCGAGAAGTACCTGCCCGGACTCGTCCGCGGCGACGGGATCGACGGCCACCACATCACCGTCCGCCAACTGCTCCAGCACACCAGCGGGCTGCCGGACTACGACGAGGAGATCGGCGGCAACTTCGAGGCGCTGCAGCACAACTATCTCGACCCACGGGGAGTCCTCGACAAGGGTCTGAGCCATCCGGCGCTGTTCGCCCCTGGCACCGCGTGGTCCTACAGCAACACCAACTACCTGCTGGCAGGCCTGTTGATCGAGAAGGTCACCGGTCGGCCGGTCGGTGAGGAGATCACCCGCCGGGTGATCGACCGGATCGGTCTGCGCGACACCTCCTGGCCAGGGGTAGGCGACCAAAGCATCCCCGGGAGGCATCCGCAGGGGTACTTCGCGGCCAAGGAAGGCGCGCCGTTGGTGAACGTGACCACAATGGACCCGTCGTGGGGCTGGGCGGCTGGGCAGCTGATCTCGACCCCCAGCGACGTCACGCGCTTCTTCACCGCACTCCTGGGCGGTCGGTTGCTCAAGCCTGAGCAGCTGGCTGAGATGAAGAAGACCGTGGCCGCACCGCATTCGAGCGTCCGGGGTGACGAGCGGTACGGACTGGGAATCCAGACGTTCACCTTGAGCTGCGGGGGTTTCGCCTGGAGCCACGGTGGGGACATCCCGGGATTCGAGACCCGCAACGCGGCGACCGAGGACGGTCGCGTCGTGTCCCTGACGGTGACGTCCCTCCCCACCACAGAGAAGGCCGCCAGGCACGTCGAGGACGTCGTCGACGCCGCGATGTGTGACTGACCCGCCCGGTCGCGGGGGCGCTGCCGCCCCCGCGACCTAACGCGAGGACCGCTGCTCGTCGTCGAGATACCGCAGGACGGCACTGACCCGGCGGTCGGCTCGATCGCTCGGCGCCAGGTCGAGCTTGGCGAAGATGTTGCGGATGTGTTTGTGCACCGCCCCTTCGCTGACGACGAGACGCTCGGCCACCGCCAGGTTGCCCAGCCCTTCCGCCATCAGGGCCAACACCTCGCGCTCCCGGGCGGTGAGCCGGTCGAGCCGCTTGTCGGGACGGCTGCGCACCAGCAGTTGGGACACCGCCTCGGGGTCGAGCGCCGTGCCGCCCGCCGCGACGCGCCGCAGGGCGTCGAGGAACTCCTCGACCCGGCCGACCCGCTCCTTGAGCAGGTATCCCAGGCCCGCGGCGCCGCCTGCCAGGAGTTCCGTGGCGAAAGTCTGCTCGACATAGGCCGACAGGACCAGGATCGCCAGAGCGGGTTGGCGCCGTCGGGCCTCGACCGCCGCGCGGATGCCCTCGTCGGTGTGGGTCGGGGGCATCCGCACGTCCACGATCGCCACGTCGGGTCGGTGTTCGTCGAGCGCCGCCAGGAACTCGATCGGTGTGGCCGTCGTGGCGACCACGTCCAGGGATTCGGCGCGCAGCAGCAGCGCGAGCCCTTCACGAAGCAGCGCGTCGTCCTCGGCGATCACGATCCGCACGGCAGGTCGACCTCCAGTGTCGTTGGCCCACCAAGGGGGCTGGTGAGCAGGAATGTGCCGTCGTGGGCCTCGACGCGTTGGCGAATGCCGGTCAGACCG from Alloactinosynnema sp. L-07 includes:
- a CDS encoding response regulator transcription factor: MRIVIAEDDALLREGLALLLRAESLDVVATTATPIEFLAALDEHRPDVAIVDVRMPPTHTDEGIRAAVEARRRQPALAILVLSAYVEQTFATELLAGGAAGLGYLLKERVGRVEEFLDALRRVAAGGTALDPEAVSQLLVRSRPDKRLDRLTAREREVLALMAEGLGNLAVAERLVVSEGAVHKHIRNIFAKLDLAPSDRADRRVSAVLRYLDDEQRSSR
- a CDS encoding serine hydrolase, with the protein product MTDSRPLPTTSPNRAQRRRWPWVAATAVVLAGAATGLVVQPALGGEAAATMSGSAGGRPMQVRLNALVRDEGFPASLAAVRSADGRIRNFTAGVASLTEGGKVPTDGHVRIGSNTKTFVATVVLQLVGEGKVGLDDPIEKYLPGLVRGDGIDGHHITVRQLLQHTSGLPDYDEEIGGNFEALQHNYLDPRGVLDKGLSHPALFAPGTAWSYSNTNYLLAGLLIEKVTGRPVGEEITRRVIDRIGLRDTSWPGVGDQSIPGRHPQGYFAAKEGAPLVNVTTMDPSWGWAAGQLISTPSDVTRFFTALLGGRLLKPEQLAEMKKTVAAPHSSVRGDERYGLGIQTFTLSCGGFAWSHGGDIPGFETRNAATEDGRVVSLTVTSLPTTEKAARHVEDVVDAAMCD